The Pseudodesulfovibrio sp. S3 genome window below encodes:
- the rlmD gene encoding 23S rRNA (uracil(1939)-C(5))-methyltransferase RlmD, which yields MSLNKDDVIECPIESLAFGGRGVAHVDGMALFVEGGLPGDTVTARVVRAKKRFAEAVVETVVTPSLHRVDPRCPHFGQCGGCVLQDLEYAEQLSQKAAQVESALKRIGGVDSLTLDPPAGSPAQWNYRNKMEFAFERRDGSLHLGLRSVQPAGQKGLAPVLDIEECHLCAGRDMEIMRMVREYCRESGVAAYDAKTDNGFWRHLIIRHTALGELMVHVITTADKRKFKQVEGLGAALVDRFPELTSFIHSSRAKRSIVAAGEFVEFRLGTKTVEEMVTHDGREARYHISPNAFFQTNSAGAGELFGTVADFGGFTGSETLLDLYCGIGAIGLFLADRVKRVIGYEISEEAVAKAWSSAKLNDVSNCDFVAGTLDAVDNLKSLPKADVLVIDPPRSGMHENTALALLKLAPPKIIAVSCDPATLARDVKRLSEKYELKRARAVDMFPHTHHIETVALLELK from the coding sequence ATGTCCCTGAATAAAGACGACGTCATCGAATGTCCCATCGAATCCCTGGCCTTTGGCGGGAGGGGAGTGGCTCATGTCGACGGCATGGCCCTTTTCGTGGAGGGCGGACTGCCCGGCGACACTGTGACCGCACGCGTGGTGCGCGCCAAGAAGCGCTTTGCCGAGGCTGTTGTGGAAACCGTGGTCACGCCGTCCTTGCACCGGGTTGACCCTCGTTGTCCTCACTTCGGCCAGTGCGGCGGCTGTGTGTTGCAGGATCTCGAGTACGCCGAGCAGCTTTCGCAGAAGGCGGCCCAGGTCGAAAGCGCGCTCAAGCGCATCGGCGGCGTGGACTCCCTGACCCTGGATCCGCCCGCGGGTTCTCCTGCCCAGTGGAACTACCGCAACAAGATGGAGTTCGCCTTTGAGCGGCGGGACGGTTCCCTGCATCTGGGACTGCGCAGCGTTCAACCTGCCGGACAAAAGGGGCTGGCCCCGGTGCTGGACATCGAGGAATGCCATTTGTGCGCCGGTCGGGACATGGAGATCATGCGCATGGTCCGCGAGTATTGCCGCGAATCGGGCGTGGCCGCCTACGACGCCAAGACCGACAACGGGTTCTGGCGGCATCTGATCATCCGGCACACGGCCCTGGGCGAGCTCATGGTGCATGTGATCACCACGGCGGACAAGCGCAAGTTCAAGCAGGTTGAGGGACTGGGCGCGGCCCTGGTGGACCGGTTCCCGGAGCTGACCTCCTTTATCCATTCCTCCCGTGCCAAGCGGAGCATCGTTGCCGCAGGCGAATTCGTGGAATTCAGGCTCGGCACCAAGACCGTGGAAGAAATGGTCACCCATGACGGCCGTGAGGCCCGCTATCATATTTCCCCCAACGCCTTTTTCCAGACCAACTCGGCCGGGGCAGGCGAGCTCTTCGGCACCGTGGCCGATTTCGGCGGTTTCACCGGTTCCGAAACCCTGCTCGACCTCTACTGCGGCATCGGCGCCATCGGTCTTTTTCTGGCCGACCGGGTCAAGCGCGTCATCGGCTACGAGATCAGCGAGGAAGCCGTGGCCAAGGCATGGAGCAGCGCCAAGCTCAACGATGTGTCCAACTGCGACTTCGTGGCCGGGACCCTGGACGCCGTGGACAATCTCAAATCCCTGCCCAAGGCCGACGTGCTGGTCATCGACCCGCCCCGGTCCGGCATGCACGAGAACACGGCCCTGGCCCTGCTCAAGCTGGCCCCGCCCAAGATCATCGCCGTATCCTGCGACCCGGCCACCCTGGCCCGCGACGTGAAACGCCTGTCCGAGAAATACGAACTCAAACGCGCCCGCGCCGTGGACATGTTCCCGCACACCCACCACATCGAGACCGTGGCGTTGCTGGAACTGAAATAG
- a CDS encoding transporter, with amino-acid sequence MKRLTVFLSVCAWLMLVGGPHQVHAGSNAEADPESEQKVAAKPAGKPVKCIAPVNMSNGMVLPKGKYAANVKYRYVHKDSLYNGSTKKNGSYGGKYDRVNQSVQLTLKAGLFENFEARVMVPFWDKQVKRKPGNLAKPWDTDTVSGLGDVVVMGRYALMTQRGGDWMNLALGAGLKLPTGDADHENGLPYSNTHKYIGPSGQLGSGSWDPKFEIGATKIIGRSRFDAHMMYTVTGQGAHDSRVGNQFKYDFGYGYALNKYFDLELELNGVDQQRQWFDGSADDSNGGHTIFITPGVHWKMTESSHLSVGVPLVVYRDLNGYSATPERNSRYGIGEDFQVVTRIGISF; translated from the coding sequence TTGAAACGACTTACGGTATTTTTATCCGTCTGCGCATGGCTGATGCTGGTCGGGGGGCCGCATCAGGTTCATGCCGGATCAAACGCAGAGGCGGACCCGGAATCTGAGCAGAAGGTGGCGGCCAAACCCGCTGGCAAGCCGGTCAAGTGTATCGCTCCGGTCAATATGTCCAACGGGATGGTGCTTCCCAAGGGCAAGTACGCTGCCAATGTCAAGTATCGCTATGTTCACAAGGATTCGCTGTACAACGGCAGCACCAAAAAGAACGGCAGTTACGGCGGCAAGTACGACCGCGTGAACCAGTCGGTTCAGCTCACGCTCAAAGCCGGGTTGTTCGAGAACTTCGAGGCGCGCGTCATGGTGCCGTTCTGGGACAAGCAGGTCAAACGCAAGCCGGGCAACCTGGCAAAGCCGTGGGACACGGATACGGTTTCCGGCCTCGGCGATGTCGTTGTCATGGGCCGTTACGCGCTCATGACCCAACGCGGCGGGGATTGGATGAATCTCGCCCTTGGCGCGGGACTCAAACTGCCTACCGGTGACGCCGATCATGAGAACGGGTTGCCGTACTCCAATACGCACAAGTACATCGGTCCCAGCGGCCAGCTCGGTTCCGGTTCATGGGACCCGAAATTCGAGATAGGCGCTACAAAGATTATCGGTCGGTCGCGTTTCGATGCACACATGATGTACACGGTTACCGGCCAGGGAGCGCATGATTCCCGCGTGGGCAACCAGTTCAAGTATGACTTCGGATACGGATATGCCCTGAACAAGTACTTTGATCTGGAACTGGAACTCAACGGGGTGGATCAGCAACGCCAATGGTTTGACGGCTCTGCCGACGACTCCAACGGCGGCCATACCATTTTCATTACCCCGGGCGTGCATTGGAAGATGACGGAAAGCAGCCATCTGTCCGTGGGCGTGCCCCTGGTCGTTTACCGTGACCTCAACGGATATTCGGCTACGCCGGAGCGGAACAGCCGCTACGGAATCGGGGAGGATTTCCAGGTCGTTACCCGGATCGGAATCAGTTTCTAG
- a CDS encoding helix-turn-helix domain-containing protein yields the protein MVADCYEEETALALRLGRMIQAVGVRSEAALARELGISHQAIYNAKKRGNIPLAWIKQIAEKTGRSVEWLLNEKQGVLQDSGFSGSLEKKRTGVVCFGDVQGMQNKINELYEENRSLLKENAELKILVTEQKVELEALRMRDRPEMEMGPRDFEGAHDK from the coding sequence TTGGTTGCAGATTGTTATGAAGAAGAAACCGCTTTGGCGCTGAGGCTTGGGCGCATGATCCAAGCTGTCGGGGTAAGAAGTGAGGCCGCTTTGGCCCGGGAGTTGGGTATCTCGCATCAAGCGATTTATAACGCCAAAAAAAGGGGCAATATCCCTCTGGCCTGGATAAAACAAATTGCCGAAAAAACAGGCCGTTCCGTTGAGTGGCTGCTCAACGAGAAGCAGGGCGTCTTGCAAGATTCCGGTTTTTCGGGGAGCCTTGAAAAAAAAAGGACCGGAGTTGTCTGCTTTGGCGACGTTCAAGGAATGCAAAACAAGATAAATGAGCTGTACGAAGAGAACAGATCACTTCTTAAGGAAAACGCCGAACTGAAAATCCTTGTGACCGAGCAGAAAGTTGAATTGGAGGCTTTGAGAATGCGGGATAGGCCGGAGATGGAAATGGGTCCAAGGGACTTCGAGGGCGCGCATGACAAGTGA